AGGACGGTCTCCACCGAGATGCGCACCCCTTCGGCGAGCGCGTGGGAAGGCCCCTGGCTCTCGGCCCGGCGCATCCGCTCCAGCACGGACTCGGGGATGGAGATGCCGGGTACTTCGTTCGCGAGGAACTCCGCGTCGCGCAGCGACGTGAGGGGTCGGATGGACAGGAGCGTGGGGATCCGCCAGCGCGCCGTCCGTTCCAGGAAGCCGACCATGAGCTCGGGGTCGAAGACCGCCTGGGTCAGGGCGTACTCGGCGCCCGCCTCCACCTTGTAGGCGAAGCGCTCCATCTCGCGGACCGGGTCGACGGCGGCGGGCCGCGCCACCACCCCGATGACGAACCGCGTCGGCTCGCCGATCGCCGCGCCGCCGGGGTCGACGCCGCGGTTCAACGCCGCGACGACGTTGGTCAGGCCGATCGAGTCGATGTCGAAGACGGCGGAGGCTTCCGTGTAGGGCCCCATCGCCGACGGGTCCCCGGTGGTGAGGAGCAGATTGCGCAGACCCGCGCCCGCGGCGCCCAGCAGGTCGGAGATCATCCCGACCATGTTGCGGTCACGGCAGGTGTAGTGGACGATCGGCTCGATGCCGACCTCGCGCTGGATGACCAGAGCCGAGGCGATCCCGCTCATGCGGCCGTGGCCGCGCGCGTCGAGCACCGCCATGGCGTCCACACCCGCCAGGTAGGCCTGCCGCGCCCGATCCACCATGGTGGAGGGGTCCCAGCCCTTCGGGGGCACCAGCTCGACGCTCGTGATCCATTCGCGGCGCACGAGCTTGCGTCCGAAGCGGGACCGCTCCTCGAGCGGGGTGGAGGGCGGGGGAGCCGGCGCCTCCGCGGTCGGCGCGCTGACCCCCACCGCCGGATGCCGGGGTTGTACGGCTGCCACCGAGTCGCGGATGCGGCGGATGTGCTCGGGCGTGGTCCCACAGCACCCGCCTACGAACCGGGCACCGGCCTCGATCAGGCGACGCGCGTACCGCCCCATGTAGTCGGGGCTGGCCATGTAGATCTTGCGGTCGCGCACGGAGCGCGGAACGCCCGCGTTCGGTTGCGCCACGAGCGGACCGGCGAAGATCTCGGCCATCTCCTCGATGGCGTCCAGCATGACCGCGGGTCCCACGGAGCAGTTCAGGCCGGCGACGTCGACCTTCCATTCCGCGAGGGCGGTGGCGAGCGCGGCCGTGGGCGTGCCCAGAGGAGTCCGACCGTCCTCGTCGACGGTCATCTGCGCGATGAGCGGCAGGTCGGTCTCGGCGCGGGCGGCCTCGATGGCGGCTCGGATCTCGTCGAGGTCCGCGAACGTCTCGAACAGGATCCCGTCCACGCCTCCGTCCACCAACCCCCGGATCTGACGTCGGAAGTACCCCTTGGCTTCATCGAACGCAGTGGGACCCCAGGGCTCGATGCGCACGCCGAGCGGGCCGACCGCACCCACGACCACGGCCTGACCCCGGGCCGCATCGCGGGCACAGGCCACCGCGGCCGCGTTGATCTCCTCGGTGCGACCCTCCAGCCCGAACGCGGACAGCTTGACCGGGTTGGCGCCGAACGTGTTCGTCTCCAGGATCTCGGCACCGGCTCGCACGTACTCCTCGTGGATGCCACGGATCAGATCCGGCTCGCTCACCGACAGCTCGTCGTAGCACACATTGACGAACACGCCGCGCTCGTAGAGCAGCGTGCCCATGGCGCCGTCCATCACGTGGACGCGCCCGTCCTCGATGAGCGCGCGCAGCCGGCTCACAGCGCCTCCGGCTCGTAGGCGAGGTTGGGCGACAGCCAACGCTCCGCTTCCTCCATCGACATGCCCTTGCGCGCGGCGTAGGCCTCCACCTGATCGCGCCCGATCCGCCCGATCCCGAAGTACTGCGCGTCCGGGTGGGCGAAGTACCACCCGCTCACGCTCGCGGCCGGGATCATGGCGCAGCTCTCCGTGAGCTGCACACCGATGCGGGCGGCGTCCAGCAGCCGGAACAGCGTGCGCTTCTCGGTATGGTCCGGACACGCCGGGTAGCCCGGCGCCGGCCGGATGCCGCGATACCGCTCCTGGATCAGGGCGTCGTTGTCGAGCTGCTCGTCGGGTGCGTAGCCCCAGAGGTCGGTACGGACCCGTTGGTGCAGGTGCTCGGCGAACGCCTCTGCCAGGCGGTCGGCCAGCGCCTTCGCCAGGATGGCATTGTAGTCGTCGTGATCCTGTTCGAAGGAGGACACCAGCGCGTCGAGGCCCACACCGGCCGTGACCACGAAGGCGCCGGCGTGGTCCTCGAGCCCCGCGTCGGCCGGGGCGACGAAATCGGCCAGGGACAGATTGGGCCGGCCGCCCTTGTCGAACTGCTGGCGGAGCTGGTGGAACACGGCGTCCGGTCGGGCCCGATCACCGTTGGTGTAGACCTCCACGTCGTTGTCCCGCGCGGCCGCCGGGAACAGACCGACGATCGCGCGCGCCGTCAGCAGCTTCTCGCGCACGATGCGGTCCAGGAGGCGCTGCGCGTCCGCGAGGAGCGAGCGTGCCTGCTCGCCCACCACCTCGTCGTCGAGGATGTCGGGATACTTGCCGGCGAGCTCCCAGGTCTGGAAGAACGGCGTCCAGTCGATGAACGGCACCAGCCGCTCGAGCGGGTAGTCGTCCAGGACGGTGATCCCCGGGGTCCGGGGCGCCACCGGCCGGTAGGCGCTCCAGTCCGCGCGATGCCGTCGCCGTTGTGCCTCTTCGAACGTCAGGTTGCGCTGCCCCGCGCGCCGGTCGCCCTGTTTCCGACGCAGGTCGGCGTACTCCTCTCTGACCTGGCGGGCGTAGCGGGGACGCTGCTCTCTGTCGAGCAGCGCGCCCACCACGCCCACGCTGCGCGAGGCGTCCAGCACGTGCACCACGGGGGCGTGATAGCGCTCCTCGATCTTGACGGCCGTGTGCACCTTGGAGGTCGTGGCGCCGCCGATCAGCAGCGGGAGGTCGAACCCCTCGCGCTCCATCTCGGCGGCGACGTGCACCATCTGGTCCAGGGACGGGGTGATCAGGCCCGAGAGGCCGATGATGTCCACCTGCTCGGCGCGTGCGGCCTCGAGGATCTTCTCGGCCGGTACCATCACACCCAGGTCCACGATCTCGTAGTTGTTGCAGGCCAGGACCACGCCCACGATGTTCTTGCCGATATCATGCACGTCCCCCTTCACCGTGGCGAGCAGGATGCGCCCCTTGGCGCCGGTATCGCCGGCGGCCTGCTTCTCCTGCTCGATGAAGGGGATGAGGTAGGCCACCGCCTTCTTCATCACCCGGGCGCTCTTGACCACCTGGGGCAGGAACATCTTCCCGGAGCCGAACAGGTCCCCGACGACGTTCATGCCGTCCATGAGGGGGCCCTCGATCACTTCGATGGCGCGGTCCCGACCCTGGCGCGCCTCCTCGGCGTCGTCCTCGATGTGGTCGGCGATCCCCTTCACGAGCGCGTGCTCGATCCGGGCTTCCACCGGGAGGCTCCGCCACGCCTCGTCCTCCTGGACCGTCTCCGTGCTGCCCCGGTAGCGGTCGGCCAGGGCCGTCAGGCGCTCCGTGGCGTCGGGGCGTCGGTCGAAGAGCACGTCCTCCACGGCGTCGCGCAACTCGGGCGGGATCTCGTCGTAGACCGCCAACGCGCCGGCATTCACGATGCCCATGTCCATCCCCGCGCGGATGGCATGATACAGGAAGGCTGAATGCATGGCCTCCCGGATCTGCGGGCTGCCCCGGAACGAGAAGGACAGGTTGCTCACCCCGCCCGAGATCAGGGCATGGGGCAGGGTGTCCTTGATGCGGCGGGTGGCGCCGAGGAAGTCGAGCGCGTAGCGATTGTGTTCGGCGATGCCCGTCGCGACGGCGAACACGTTCGGGTCGAAGATGATGTCCTCGGGCGCGAAGCCGACCGTCTCCGTGAGGATGCGATAGGCGCGCGTGCAGATCTCGACCTTCCGGTCTTCCGTGTCGGCCTGTCCGGTCTCATCGAACGCCATGACGATGACGGCGGCTCCGTAGCGCTGCACCAGACGGGCCTTGGCGATGAACTCCGCCTCTCCGTCCTTCAGGCTGATGGAGTTCACGACCGGCTTGCCCTGTACGCACCGCAGTCCAGCCTCGATGACCTCCCAGCGCGAGGAGTCGACGACCACCGGCACGCGGCTGATGTCGGGCTCCGCGGCGATGAGGTTCAGGAATCGACGCATGGCGGCCTCCGCATCCAACAGGCCTTCGTCCATGTTGACGTCGATCATCTGGGCCCCGCTCTCGACCTGTTGGCGGGCCACATCGAGCGCGGTCTCGTAGTCGTCCTCGCGGATCAGGCGCGCGAAGCGCGCGGAGCCCGTGACGTTGGTACGCTCCCCGATGTTCACGAAGAGCGATTCGGGCGTGATCGTCAGCGGCTCCAGGCCGGCGAGCCGGCACGCGGGTTCGGGGCGCGCGGGTCGGCGGGGCGGCAGGTCGCGGACCGCTTCCGCGATCGCCCGGATGTGCGCGGGCGTGGTGCCGCAGCAGCCGCCCACGATGTTGACGAAGCCGCTCTCGGCGAACTCGGTGATGACCGCGGCCATCTCGGCGGGAGACTCGTCGTACTCGCCGAACTCGTTGGGCAGACCGGCGTTGGGGTGGCTCGAGACGAAGCAGTCGGCGGCCTCCGCGATCTCCTCGAGATAGGGCCGCAGCTGCCGGGCCCCCAAGGCGCAGTTGAGGCCCACCGAAAGCGGGCGCGCATGCCGCACGGACCGGTAGAAGGCCTCGGGCGTCTGCCCGGTCAGGGTGCGTCCGCTCTGGTCGGTGATCGTGCCGGAGACGAGCAGGGGCACGTCGATGTCCCGCTCGTCGAGGAGGCCGGTCAACGCGAAGAGCGCCGCCTTGGCGTTGAGCGTGTCGAAGGCGGTCTCCACCATCAGCACGTGCGCACCCCCGTCCAGCAGGCCGGAGGCCTGCTCCCGGTAGGCGTCCACCAGCGCCTCGTACGTGACGTTGCGGTAGCCCGGATCGTTGACGTCCGGGGAGATGGAGGCCGTCCGGTTCGTGGGGCCGAGGACGCCGCACACGAAGCGGGGACGCTCGGGCGTGCGGGCGGTGAAGTCGTCGGCCGCGCGGCGGGCCAGGCGCGCCGCGGCCACGTTCATCTCGTAGACCAGCGCCTCGGTGCCGTAGTCGGCCTGGGCCACCCGATTCGCGTTGAAGGTGTTGGTCTCGAGGATGTCCGCGCCCGCGTCGAGATACTCGCGGTGGATGGCCTCGATCACGTCCGGGCGGGTCAGGACCAACAGATCGTTGTTGCCCTGCAACGGGGACGGATGTTCGGCGAGACGCTCCCCGCGGAAGTCCGCCTCCTCGAGGCCCCGGCGCTGGATCATGGTGCCCATGGCCCCGTCCAGGACCAGGATGCGCTGGGCCAGGAGGCCCTCGAGGAGGCTGCGGATGGTGTCGTCGGGTCTGGTCACGGAGTCTCTCGCTGGAGGTGCCGGGCCGGCGGGTCTGCACCTTCTGGACCAGCCCGCCGGAGTCACGCCGCCCTGGAGGGGGCGCCGGCTTCGGATTCTGTCGTGGTGGAAGCGGCGAGAGCACGCCAAAAGATCGCTTTGATGGAAGCGGGCCTTTTAGCGGATTGTTTAACGTGGCCGCAATACGCCGCAAATCACCACGGGATCGATTGTCGTGGGGCGCTACCCCGGCCCCCGGAGCGGGTTCCCGAAGGGGGGCCCCCGCCCCGGCGGGGCGGCGGGGGCGGGAAGCGGAGGCGACGCCCCGCTCAGGGGTTCAGCCAGTAGCTGACCTTGATCAGGAAGACGTTGTCCGGCCGGACGCTGAAGAGGCGGTCCAGGTCACGACCCAGCTCGAAGGAACCGTCCAGCTCGCGCGAGCGGTCCCGCCCTTGCGACCAGACGAGGAACAGCGCGGAGCCCGGTCGATACTCCCAGCGCAACACCACGTTGCTGCGGAATTGGCCGAAGGCGAAGTCCGGGTCGTCCCAGCGTTCCGGGCTTCCGTCGCCGTCCACGTCGGCGGTCCACGCGTCGCCGTCCGACGCGGCGCCCAACGCCCGCAGGCGGTCGTCGTACTGCTCGGCGCGCGGATCGGCCACGGTCTTGAACGACCGGTAGGCGCCGCCGGCCAGGAACGGCTGGGCGTAGAGCTGCAGGGACAGCTCTGGAGTGAACGTGTAGTCCACCCGGGTGGTCAGGCTGAACGTCTTCTGTTCGAGGCGCGCGAGCAGGTAGTGGTCCTCCCCGCCGGCCTCGATACGCTGCACCCACTGCCGATCGTCCACGTTGTAGCTGAACTGGGGCCGAAGCGAGATCTGGGCTGCATTGGAGGCGCGCCAGGTGCCCCCGGTCCCGACGCCCACGTTCCAGGAGCCGGATTCGGGTCGGCGCCCACCCCAGCCGTTGAGCTCGAAGCGGAGGGGGCGGCGGCTGTCGGACCAGGCCCCCATCCAGCCGTTCCAGCTGGACTCGGTACGGAAGAGCGGACCGCCTCGCAGCATGGTGGTCGAGTACGATCCCACGTTGTGGCCCACCCCCGCGTAGCCTCCCCAGAAGTTCTTGAACGTCAGGCTGCCGTTCACGTTGCCACCCAGACCGGTGCGCTCGCGAGCGAAGGTGAAGTTGCTCCAGAGATTCACGTTCACGTTGAAGCGATTCAGGCGCGCGGTGGGCGTCGTGTGGTGATAGCCCAGCCACGCCCAGGGCGAGACGTAGTCGGTGGAGCGCATGAAGCCGATGTCGTTGGCCTCGAAGCCCGGAGAGCGGGCCTGGAATCCGGTCGCATAGCGCCAGAACCCACCCGCGTAGCGCCCGATGTTGAGGTTGCTCGACCAGCCCGCCATCGACGTGCGGGTGGGATCCACCTCCACGTGCTCAGCGTCCGGCCGCTGGAAGAAGCGGGCAGACGAGCGTTGGGTGGATTCGATCGCCTCGGCCGAGCCGGTCACCCAGGAGCCCACCACGAAGCCCTGGACTTCCCACTCGTCGTTGGCGAAGCGGTGTCGGAAGTCCACGCCGCCGGTGTAGCCGCCCGAGCGGATGTCGAGCCGGTCGGACACCTCGCGGTCGCGGTTGACGCCGGTCGCCACGAGCCCGATGGCGCTGCGCCCTTCGCGGAAGTCGCGCATCACCCGCCCCACGACGTAGTTGGTGAGCGGCTCGACGGCCTGGGTCTCGACAGCGGCCACACCGTCGCCGATCCGCGCGCGCTCCTCACCCGTCACCGCGTGCAACAGCCCCACGGACCACCCGTCGGCGGTCTTTCCCGAGAGCTTCCACGCTCCGAGGATGCTGGTCTGGGCGTCCGCGTCGGACCACCCGTCCCCTGCGTCGGCGCTGCCCTGGGGCGCCCGGCCGATCCGTCGCGAATAGAAGAGGGATTCGTTGGCGTCGTCGCCGTCCCCCTGGGAGAGCCGGAAGTTGAAGATGCTGGAGCCTTCCACGAAGAAGGGCCGGCGCTCGGCGAAGAACGCCTCGAACGCCGACAGGTTCACCTGCCCGGGGTCGGCCTCGACCTGGCCGAAGTCCGGGTTGACCGTGAGGTCCAGCGTCAGGTTGCTGGTCACGCCGTACTTGAGGTCGGCGCCCACGGTGCCGAAGACGTCGTTGCGCTCGTAGAACGGATTGGCGAGATCGCCCGTGGCGCGGGTGAGCCGGGCCACCGTGTAGGGCAGCAGCTCCATGTGCCGCGGCGAGGTCAGGTTCTTGAGGCCGCGCAGCTCGCCGAAGCGGGAGACCGTGGCGTTCTCCTGCTGGGACAGCGGAGCCCAGACCGAGCGCTCCTGTCGCCGGGCCACCTCGCGCATGAAGTTGATGCCCCACGTCTGGATGGGCGCGGACTCGAAGCGGAGCTGCGAGTACGGAATCCGGAACTCGGCGCTCCAGCCTTCATCGTCGCGCTGTACGGCCACGTCCCAGACCGCATCCCACGACGAATCCTCCTGCGTGTCGTCGAAGCGGTACCAGTCGGACTTCACGCCCAGCGGGTTGACCGCGAACTGGAACGCCGTGCGGCGATCGAAGTAGCTGTCGATCACGACGTGCACGCGATCGGAGTAGCCCGAGTCGTCCCGCCGCGCGAGCTGGGCCGCGATGAGATCGGGTTCGCGGTCGAACGCCCGGAACGCGACGTAGAGGGCATCCACACCGTACAGGACCCGCACCTCGGTCCGCTCGCTGGCCGCCGCGCCTTCGTTCGGCTGATACTGCACGAAGTCGGAGGCCACCGGCGCCGAGCGCCAGACCGGATCGGAGAGGTCCCCGTCCACCCGGGGCTCCTCCGTGGTGATGGGCACGGCCTCGAGCACCGGAGGCGCCGCCCGTCGCGCCGAGGCCGCCGAACCGCCCTCCTGGAGACCCTCCTGGGCCGCGAGGGGAGGGACGCAGGAGGCGAGGGCGAGCAGGAGCGCGAGATGGGTGCGGGGCATCGAGGTCTGGGCAGGAGGAGTGGGTCCGGACGACCGTCAGCGTGGGTCCGGGCACATCGTTGGACGGACGCGGACACGGGAAGGTTGCGAGGGCCTACGGGCCGGATCGGCCTCGGGTTTCCTCCTCCCCCTTCTTCCGCGGGCCCTTCCGCCCCAGAATGCCGGTCGTGACGAGCCCCCGATGGAAGGAGGAGCAGTGGCCGCTGGGGAGCGATTCTCCACGGAGGTGTGGCAGGCCGGTCCGCGGTTCTTCAAGGCCCACGGACATGGCAACGACTACCTGGTCTTCGCGCGCGGAGAGGGGTGGCCTGTCACGGGGGCGACCGTCCGCAGGATCTGTGACCGCTTCCGGGGCCCGGGCGCGGACGGCGTGGTGATCGTGGATGCTGCGGTCCGACCCTTCGCGCTGCGCATGTTCAATCCGGACGGCGGCGAGTTCGAGAAGAGCGGCAACGGTCTGCGGGTCACTGCCGCCTGGTTGCATCGGGCGGGGTGGGTGGGAGACGAGCCCTTCGCCGTGGTGGTGGGTGGGGCACGGGTGGAGATGACGGTCCACGGACGCGACGCGCACGGTGCGCTGGACATCAGCGCCGACATGGGCCAGGCGCGCTTCGGAGCGGACGCGGTGGACCTGCAGGAGGATGGGGCGCTCCTCGATCCGGACGGGCGGGAGTTGGACGCCGTCGTGGTCTCGATGGGCAACCCCCACTGTGTCGTGTTCGGGCGTTCCGCGGACGAGCTGGAACTCCTGGGTCGCTGGCTCTCGGCACATCCACGCTTCCGGCACGGCACCAACGTGCAACTCGCCGCCGTGGACGGGGGGCGTCTCGACATCGCCATCTGGGAGCGCGGTGTCGGCCACACGCATTCCTCGGGGACCTCCGCCTGCGCGGCGACGGCCGCGGCGATCCACAGCGGCCGACTTCCCTCCGGACGGCACGCCGTCCACATGGAGGGGGGGGTCTTCGAGGTCAGCGTGGACGAACGCGGGTCGGTCCGCCTGCGCGGTCCGGTCGAGGAGGTGATGGAGGGGACGCTGGCCGACGTGCTGCTGGAGTCGCTGGGTCGGGCGGAAGGCCCCTGACCCGGGCCCGCGTGCGGGCCCGTCCGGTCCTGCCCGCGAAGCGGGTGCTCCGGGGGAAGCTCGGCGCTACGTGCGGACCCGGCTGAACAGGATCAGACCTGCAGCCAGGAACGTGAGGTTGGGCAGCCAGGCCGCCAGCAGGGGGTCGAGTCCCCCGCTCTCGCCCACGGCGCCGGCCATGCGCAGGAAGACCATGTACAGGATGGTCGATGCCAGCGAGATGCCCACGCCGAAGGACGCACCCCCGCGCTTGTAGCTCGTCGCCAGCGGGAGGCCGAACAGGATGATCACGAGCGTGGCCGCGGGGATGGCCAGCTTCTGCTCGCGCTCGACCCGTAGCTCCGTCGGATCGCCACCGGAGCGTTGGATGGTCTCGATCATCTGACCGATCTCCCCGTAGGTCATCTGATCCTTGTCCGGCGGGTCCTCCAGCAGCTTGGTCGGCGGCTCCCCGAACCACTGCGTGCGGTAGTCCTCGAACGCGTAGGCGCGCTCGCCTTCGCTCAGGAAGTGGCGCACGTACCCGTCGTGGAAGGTCCAGCCGCTCTCGTCGGACCAGGTGGCGCGGTCCGCGATCAGGTGGAAGTCCACGCCGCGGCCCTGTGCGGCTTCGCGCTCCAGCGCCACCTGCTGGATGCTCTTCTCCGGCAGCGACAGGCGCTGCACGGTCAGCGTGAAGCCGTTCTCCGTCTGGTACACGAAGTTCGTGCGCCAGTCCTTGCGGACCTCGCGCTCGCGGAAGCGCTCCGCGGCCATCTGTGTGGTACGGGGCACCAGCTCGGTCAGGCCCAGCCCCACCCCCGTGAGCAGCAGTCCCATCAGGACGAGGGGTGCGACGAGCCGATGGAAGGAGATCCCTCCGGCCTTGGCGGCCACCACCTCGTGGTGGGAGGTCATGTTCTGGACGGTGAAGACGGCCGCGATCAGCGCGGCGATCGGGAAGGACCAGAGCATGTACTGCGGGAACTGGAAGACGTACCCGAGCAGCATGTCGGACGGAGGCACCCCCCTCGACATGTACACGTCCACGCGTTCGGTCAGGTCTCCGATGAGGAACAGCATCGGGGCGCCGATCACGAAGGCTCCGAACAGCCGGAGGAAGCTCGTGACGACCAGCCGGTCGAGGATCCTCACGCCGGGCCCTCGCGTCCCGACACCGGATGGCGGAGACGGAGCTTGACGGCGTGCCAGAGGTCGTCCCACCCGCCGCCCCGCATGCTGGCGGTCTCCCGGCCCATGCGGCGCACCAGGAGCAGTGCGAAGGCCCCGAAGATCAGGTTCGGTGCCCACATGGCCCAGAAGGGCGGGACCACTCCGCGATCGGCGAGGTTCTCGCCGCCGATCAGACCGGTCCAGTAGACGCCGAAGATGGCCACGGACGCCGAGATGACCATGCCCACCCCCCCGCGGGGGAAGCGGATCGCGAAGGGCACGCCCAGCAGCACGAACACCAGACATGCGACCGAGATCGCGTACTTCTTGTGGATCTCGACCCAGAAGCGGGCATGGTTGTCTCCCGCGATCTCCCACCGGGCCTTGGAGGTCCGGATGGCCAGGGCCGTACCCCGCGTCATGCCGTCGTCGGGGATCTCCTGCCGGAGCGCGACCGTGCGGGAGACGCTTCCCGCGCCGGCCGAGGGCGGGGGGGCCAGCGAGTCCGCGTCGATCGGCAGCCCCAGGGCCTTGCGCACGGCCGTGGTGGACTCGCGACGGGCCTCCTCGCGGGCCGTCGCACGCTCCGTTTCGTAGTCGGCCGCCTGCTCGCGCAGCATGGCCACCGACATCTCCCGGTCGCTGCGCCCCGCCTCCTCCGCCCCCCGCTCGAGCACGTCTCCCACCCCCCGGAGCGGGATGATCTGCGTGGAGAAGCCCGTCCGCATGAGGCTGCCGGGCCGGTTGTCGTCCGTCTCGACCACCATCCCGTCGTGCAGGGTGAGGTAGAGGTCGGTCCGGGCCTCGTTGAAGGCCATCTCCCCGCGGTCGGCGTAGATGGTGCGGTGGCGGGCCGGCTCCGTGACGTCGAAGATGGTCACGTCGCGCAGCGTATTCGACGCCTGATCGATCTCGGTGGCCTGCAGGTAGTAGGAGGGCGTGCCGCTCTGGGTCCCCGTCTCGATGGCGTTGACGACCTGGTCCTGGAGCTCGAAGGTCGGGCTCTTGTTGGCGATGTCGATCATCAGCTTCTTGAGCCGATGGTTCGCTTCGGGGAGGACTTGATCGTTGAAGTAGAAGGTGGCACCGGTGGCCAGGGCGCCGAGGACCAACATCGGGACCAGCAGCCGCGAGGGGGGCACGCCGCCGGCCCGCATGGCCGTGATCTCACTGGCGGCCGTGAGGTCCGCGAACGTATAGAGGACGGCGATGAGGACGGCCATCGGCAGCGTCAGCGCCACCGTGTGCGGCAGGGACAGCCAGAGGAACTCGCCGACGACCTCCCAGCCCAACCCCTTGCCCACCAACAGATTGAGACGCTGGGCCACCGCGTTGAGGAACAGAAGGCCCGTCAGCGCCCCCAGTGCGAACAGGAAGGGACCCGCGTGGGACCGAGCCAGATAGCGTGTCAGGATGCCCATGTCGTTTCGGTTCGGATCGGACCGGGGCGGCGGGAGCCCGCGCGGCTGGCCCGATCTACCCCGCCCCTGCTCCCCCGATCCCCCCGAGCGCCCCGGCCCGGGAGTTGGACCGTGCGGTGAGCCGGCTCCGAACCGCGCTCGGAGCGCTGGTCCTGGGGCTGGCCGCGACCCCCGCGCTCCTCGCGCAGGCCCCGCCTCCGGATTCCACCGCGCAGCAGGATGTGGGCCTCC
Above is a window of Gemmatimonadota bacterium DNA encoding:
- a CDS encoding bifunctional homocysteine S-methyltransferase/methylenetetrahydrofolate reductase, translated to MSRLRALIEDGRVHVMDGAMGTLLYERGVFVNVCYDELSVSEPDLIRGIHEEYVRAGAEILETNTFGANPVKLSAFGLEGRTEEINAAAVACARDAARGQAVVVGAVGPLGVRIEPWGPTAFDEAKGYFRRQIRGLVDGGVDGILFETFADLDEIRAAIEAARAETDLPLIAQMTVDEDGRTPLGTPTAALATALAEWKVDVAGLNCSVGPAVMLDAIEEMAEIFAGPLVAQPNAGVPRSVRDRKIYMASPDYMGRYARRLIEAGARFVGGCCGTTPEHIRRIRDSVAAVQPRHPAVGVSAPTAEAPAPPPSTPLEERSRFGRKLVRREWITSVELVPPKGWDPSTMVDRARQAYLAGVDAMAVLDARGHGRMSGIASALVIQREVGIEPIVHYTCRDRNMVGMISDLLGAAGAGLRNLLLTTGDPSAMGPYTEASAVFDIDSIGLTNVVAALNRGVDPGGAAIGEPTRFVIGVVARPAAVDPVREMERFAYKVEAGAEYALTQAVFDPELMVGFLERTARWRIPTLLSIRPLTSLRDAEFLANEVPGISIPESVLERMRRAESQGPSHALAEGVRISVETVLALHARVQGLHVSAPSGHLDLALRVLDEVAAELRG
- the metH gene encoding methionine synthase codes for the protein MTRPDDTIRSLLEGLLAQRILVLDGAMGTMIQRRGLEEADFRGERLAEHPSPLQGNNDLLVLTRPDVIEAIHREYLDAGADILETNTFNANRVAQADYGTEALVYEMNVAAARLARRAADDFTARTPERPRFVCGVLGPTNRTASISPDVNDPGYRNVTYEALVDAYREQASGLLDGGAHVLMVETAFDTLNAKAALFALTGLLDERDIDVPLLVSGTITDQSGRTLTGQTPEAFYRSVRHARPLSVGLNCALGARQLRPYLEEIAEAADCFVSSHPNAGLPNEFGEYDESPAEMAAVITEFAESGFVNIVGGCCGTTPAHIRAIAEAVRDLPPRRPARPEPACRLAGLEPLTITPESLFVNIGERTNVTGSARFARLIREDDYETALDVARQQVESGAQMIDVNMDEGLLDAEAAMRRFLNLIAAEPDISRVPVVVDSSRWEVIEAGLRCVQGKPVVNSISLKDGEAEFIAKARLVQRYGAAVIVMAFDETGQADTEDRKVEICTRAYRILTETVGFAPEDIIFDPNVFAVATGIAEHNRYALDFLGATRRIKDTLPHALISGGVSNLSFSFRGSPQIREAMHSAFLYHAIRAGMDMGIVNAGALAVYDEIPPELRDAVEDVLFDRRPDATERLTALADRYRGSTETVQEDEAWRSLPVEARIEHALVKGIADHIEDDAEEARQGRDRAIEVIEGPLMDGMNVVGDLFGSGKMFLPQVVKSARVMKKAVAYLIPFIEQEKQAAGDTGAKGRILLATVKGDVHDIGKNIVGVVLACNNYEIVDLGVMVPAEKILEAARAEQVDIIGLSGLITPSLDQMVHVAAEMEREGFDLPLLIGGATTSKVHTAVKIEERYHAPVVHVLDASRSVGVVGALLDREQRPRYARQVREEYADLRRKQGDRRAGQRNLTFEEAQRRRHRADWSAYRPVAPRTPGITVLDDYPLERLVPFIDWTPFFQTWELAGKYPDILDDEVVGEQARSLLADAQRLLDRIVREKLLTARAIVGLFPAAARDNDVEVYTNGDRARPDAVFHQLRQQFDKGGRPNLSLADFVAPADAGLEDHAGAFVVTAGVGLDALVSSFEQDHDDYNAILAKALADRLAEAFAEHLHQRVRTDLWGYAPDEQLDNDALIQERYRGIRPAPGYPACPDHTEKRTLFRLLDAARIGVQLTESCAMIPAASVSGWYFAHPDAQYFGIGRIGRDQVEAYAARKGMSMEEAERWLSPNLAYEPEAL
- a CDS encoding DUF5916 domain-containing protein — translated: MPRTHLALLLALASCVPPLAAQEGLQEGGSAASARRAAPPVLEAVPITTEEPRVDGDLSDPVWRSAPVASDFVQYQPNEGAAASERTEVRVLYGVDALYVAFRAFDREPDLIAAQLARRDDSGYSDRVHVVIDSYFDRRTAFQFAVNPLGVKSDWYRFDDTQEDSSWDAVWDVAVQRDDEGWSAEFRIPYSQLRFESAPIQTWGINFMREVARRQERSVWAPLSQQENATVSRFGELRGLKNLTSPRHMELLPYTVARLTRATGDLANPFYERNDVFGTVGADLKYGVTSNLTLDLTVNPDFGQVEADPGQVNLSAFEAFFAERRPFFVEGSSIFNFRLSQGDGDDANESLFYSRRIGRAPQGSADAGDGWSDADAQTSILGAWKLSGKTADGWSVGLLHAVTGEERARIGDGVAAVETQAVEPLTNYVVGRVMRDFREGRSAIGLVATGVNRDREVSDRLDIRSGGYTGGVDFRHRFANDEWEVQGFVVGSWVTGSAEAIESTQRSSARFFQRPDAEHVEVDPTRTSMAGWSSNLNIGRYAGGFWRYATGFQARSPGFEANDIGFMRSTDYVSPWAWLGYHHTTPTARLNRFNVNVNLWSNFTFARERTGLGGNVNGSLTFKNFWGGYAGVGHNVGSYSTTMLRGGPLFRTESSWNGWMGAWSDSRRPLRFELNGWGGRRPESGSWNVGVGTGGTWRASNAAQISLRPQFSYNVDDRQWVQRIEAGGEDHYLLARLEQKTFSLTTRVDYTFTPELSLQLYAQPFLAGGAYRSFKTVADPRAEQYDDRLRALGAASDGDAWTADVDGDGSPERWDDPDFAFGQFRSNVVLRWEYRPGSALFLVWSQGRDRSRELDGSFELGRDLDRLFSVRPDNVFLIKVSYWLNP
- the dapF gene encoding diaminopimelate epimerase, with the translated sequence MEGGAVAAGERFSTEVWQAGPRFFKAHGHGNDYLVFARGEGWPVTGATVRRICDRFRGPGADGVVIVDAAVRPFALRMFNPDGGEFEKSGNGLRVTAAWLHRAGWVGDEPFAVVVGGARVEMTVHGRDAHGALDISADMGQARFGADAVDLQEDGALLDPDGRELDAVVVSMGNPHCVVFGRSADELELLGRWLSAHPRFRHGTNVQLAAVDGGRLDIAIWERGVGHTHSSGTSACAATAAAIHSGRLPSGRHAVHMEGGVFEVSVDERGSVRLRGPVEEVMEGTLADVLLESLGRAEGP
- a CDS encoding LptF/LptG family permease, translating into MRILDRLVVTSFLRLFGAFVIGAPMLFLIGDLTERVDVYMSRGVPPSDMLLGYVFQFPQYMLWSFPIAALIAAVFTVQNMTSHHEVVAAKAGGISFHRLVAPLVLMGLLLTGVGLGLTELVPRTTQMAAERFREREVRKDWRTNFVYQTENGFTLTVQRLSLPEKSIQQVALEREAAQGRGVDFHLIADRATWSDESGWTFHDGYVRHFLSEGERAYAFEDYRTQWFGEPPTKLLEDPPDKDQMTYGEIGQMIETIQRSGGDPTELRVEREQKLAIPAATLVIILFGLPLATSYKRGGASFGVGISLASTILYMVFLRMAGAVGESGGLDPLLAAWLPNLTFLAAGLILFSRVRT